In Candidatus Nomurabacteria bacterium, the DNA window TGCATTTTTGCTGGTACCGAGGTAACCGTGGAGTTTGGGGAGGTTACCGATGATATTCTTATCGATACCTGTTACGGTCATCTGTACTCGCTCCTCAGAAACAGTAGTGCTTTTATCCACGAAGAATAGATTGGCATTACTGTTACAGGCAGTAAAAAATACGGTGAAAACTGCAGAAATCAAAAGGGCAAAAATCAACTTTTTCATAGTAAAAACGGATTTGGTTTGACTATATTAAAACATAAAACTAGAGATTTTGCAAGTTTTTCCACAAAATATCTATATTTCCTATATATAAGTGATATAATCTATACATATGGAAAAACCACCAAAAATAATACAAAAAGCCAAAAAATGGTTAGGATTAGGAGTAATAGCGGGCGCTAGTATGCTACCAAACGAGTCTCAGGCTCAAGTAGAAACTAGTATGATAGAAGACGAGCCTTCTATAGAATCAGTAAGACAAGAAAATACCATAAGAGAAGAAGCTCCAGAAAAAACTGCTCACATAGAAGAAGCATATGAGGTTTCTTCTGGCGCGAGTCTAGAATCTCTAGAGTCAGAGAAAAGAGAGCTTCAAGCAGAATACAGAAAGATTGAAGCGGAATATGAACAAATAATAAACAAGTTTCTTGTTACGCTAAAAGAGTCAGAATTATTCTTGGCAAAAAACGGAGATAAGGAGGCAGCAAAAGCCTTCTCAAGGGCGGATATTTTACCAAAAGAGATAAAAGAAGCTTTTGAAAGTTTGGTTCAAAAAAGAGTTGGTCAAGAAATCACAGAAGAGGGTGCTGTCGAATATGTTTTTCAATATGTTTTTAATGGAACGGGCAACGATGAAAAATCATCTGAGATAGCAAGCACGTTTCAATTTATGTTGGCACAAAAAACACTAGGAACTACTATTGATCAGAACAGTCAGGATATACAAAGACACGTTATTCTAGGAGAAGGGTACAAGGATCAAGTAAAAACTCTTTTAGAAATGCAAAAATTGCAACGACAAATAAGTTCTTTGGACGAGCAAATAGCTTCTCTTAACTAGATGATTATAAATACTTACAAAAAAGAAGGCGAAACCCCGCTTGAGTGTATTTTGCGTTTGAGGCAAGAAGGCACTATAACCGAAAATGAAAAAGCAACTTATGCTGGGAGACTTGATCCTATGGCAGAAGGAGTTCTGGTTATCCTTTCCGGGCAAGATGTTCACCAAAAAGAAGAATATCTAAAACTAGATAAAGAATACGAGGTAGACATACTTTTTGGAGTTTCTACTGATACGGGAGATGTTCTTGGAATAATTCAAAATTCAAAATTCAAAAGTCAAAATAATTTTATATCATTTTCTGCGATAGCAGAAGATAATATAAAAGCGGCTCTAAGTAAATGCATCGGAAGTTTCGAGGAAGAGTACCCTGTGTATTCTTCGCGCACTGTTTCCGGTAAACCACTTTTTTCCTTGGCTCGTCTTGGACAGATTTTTCACACCCCAAAACATAAAGTCACTATACATTCTATTATTCTCAATAATGTCATAACTAGAAATGGGAAAGATATAGCAGAAGAATCTATACAAAGGATTGCAAAAGTAAAAGGGGACTTCAGACAAAATGAAATAATTTCCCTGTGGGAAAAGTTTGCAGATGAGTACAAAGCGGAAGATTTACAAATAATAAAAATAAAAGTTTCTTGCGCCAGTGGAGCATATATGAGAGTCCTTGCGGAAAAAATAGGCAAAGATCTCGGCACACCCTCGCTAGCTTATAGGATAAAGAGGACGAGAGTGGGAGAGTATAAAACTTGACATTTTGATATATATTGTGGTATAACGTAAACAAATGAGCTCTAATAAAAATTTTTCTGCAACTGGAATGTTTTCAGATGCAGTATCTTTTGGTTTCAAAATGGTCTATGAGGTCCTACTTTGGGTTGGTCGCTTGTTTACTCACTTCAGGGTTTCGATTCAGAAATCTTGGTTTGAAAAAAAGAAGAATGACCAATCGGGATGGACACCTACTCAATCCTGGTTATTATTTACCTTTATGTCCTTGGCGAGAATATCGATTTCTCCTATTAGGGCGCTTTCAAAGGCAAACCCGGTTTGGCCGCCTTCGAAACCAAAGAAGTAAAATACGGATCTCCCTAAAGGAGATCCTTTTTCTTTTTTTATTTATTTGACATAAAACAAATTCTAGTATAGTATAAAGCCCGATTGAGATTGAGTTACGGGGGATTCAGTCAAACTACTAATAGCATTTATTTTTGGCCAAGATGCTAAATAAAAAAGAGAGGTAAAACCAAAATTCGCTAAACAAGCAGAAGATGCTTGGCTTTTTTGCTTCTCTAAAAATTATAAGAGTTTTTAATAAAATTAATCAAAAAGATGAGTTCAAAGACCAAAACACCACAAAAAAAGTTCTCAAAATACAGAGAGCCTTTCGTAAACTATCCAAACCTTTTGGAGCATCAAGTCGATTCTTATAAGTGGTTCATAAAAGAAGGTATAGAAGAAATACTAAAAGAGTTTTCTCCTATAACAGATTATTCTGGTAAAAAGTATGACCTAGAATTTTCAGACTTCACACTTTCTGAACCAAAAACAACTGAAGAGTTTGCAAAAGAAAACAAACTGACCTACGAAGCGACACTCAAGGCTAGAGTAAAGCTTCTAAACAGGGTTATTGGTAATACAAAAGACCAAGAGATATTCATGACAGACATACCTCTTATGACACCTCACGGTACATTTATCGTAAACGGTGTAGAAAGAGTTATAGTTCCTCAGCTGACAAGAAGTTTCGGTGTCTTCTTCACAGATCATGATATCAAAGGCAAAAAATACTTTGGTGCAAAAGTTATACCTTCTAGAGGTGTTTGGATTGAAATTGAGCAAGAACAAGATGAGGCCATATATGTAAGAATAGACAAGAAAAGAAAGTTCCCAATCATCTCACTTCTAAGAACTATGGGAGCAGAAAGCGAGAAAGATCTACTTGCTCTTTTCGACAAGAAATATCATGACCAAATCAAGAGCATGATCGAGAAAGATCCTTCTAAAACTGCAATAGATGCATGTGTAGAAATATACAAAAAGCTTAGAGACGGAGATCTTGCTACCCCAGAAAACGCAAGAGAATATATAGACTCTATATTTAGCGCAGAAAGATATGACTTAGCTGTTGTTGGACGATATCAATTCAACAAAAGATTCAAGAAAGACATAAGTCCAAAAACTCTAGAAAACAGAACTCTTACAAAGGAAGATATGGCTCTTGTTATAGAACACGTTATCGAGTTATATAACACTCCAAACGCAAAGGGTGACGATATAGACCACTTGGCACAAAGAAGAGTTAGATTCGTTGGTGAGCTTTTGCAACAAAAGTTCAGAACAGGTATGACTCAGATCAAGAGAAATATCCAAGATAGAATGTCTACTATAGATGCTGCTACTGCACTTCCTATAAATATCATAAACCAAAAGCCACTACAGGCTAGAATAAAAGAATTCTTTACTACAAACCAACTTTCACAGTTTATGGACCAAGAAAACATTCTTGCGGAACTAGAGCACTCAAGAATCATATCCGCACTTGGACCAGGAGGACTTGCAAAAGAAAGAGCTGGGCTAGAAGTTAGAGACGTTCACACATCTCACTACGGTAGAGTTTGTCCTATTCACACACCAGAAGGTCAAAACATCGGTCTTGTTCTTCACCTTGCAACATACGCAAGAGTAAACCAATACGGAATTATCGAAACTCCATACATGAAGGTTGAGAAAGGAAAAGTTACAGGAGAAATCGAGTATCTAAACGCTCTAGAAGAAGAGGGTATGATAGTTGCTCACGCCGGAACAAAACTAGATGACAACGGAAAAATAGTTGAGCCGATAATCGAGGCCAGAATCAAGACTTCACCAGGACTTATCGAAAGAGAAAAAGTTGACTATATAGATGTTGCTACAAATCAACCTCTATCTATTGCGACTTCTATGATTCCTTTCCTAGAACACAATGACGCGAACAGAGCGCTCATGGGATCTAACATGCAAAAACAAGCGGTACCTTGTATCGTTCCAGAAAAACCAGTTGTTGCAACAGGTATAGAGGAAGCCATTGCTAGATATTCAGGAAGACTTGTTATAGCTGGAGAAGACGGAGAAATAGTAGAAGTAGACGGAAATAAAATAACTCTAAAAGGAAAAGAAAAGACAACTTACAAGCTTTCTACATTTTCTAGAACAAACAAATTCTCTTTGTTCCACCAAAGACCTATAGTTTCTGTTGGACAAAAAGTGAAAAAAGGTGACGTTCTAGCCGACACATCATCCACAGTAGACGGACAAGCATCTATCGGACAAAACGTTAGAGTTGCTTTCATGTCATTTAACGGATCAAACTACGAGGACGCGATAATCCTATCTGAAAGACTTGTTCAAAATGCAAAGTTTACTTCTATCTATCTAGATGAGTTAACTTGTGTTGTTAGAGATACAAAACTCGGACCAGAAGTAACAACAAGAGATATACCAAACGTTGGAGAAAATAAACTAAAAGATCTAGACGAAGAAGGTGTTGTTAGAATCGGTGCAGAAGTTAGAGAAGGAGATATACTAGTTGGTAAAATTACTCCAAAGGGAGAAACAGAACTAACTCCAGAAGAGAGGCTGCTTAGATCTATCTTTGCTGAAAAAGCACGTGATGTAAAAGACTCATCTCTAAGAATGCCAAACGGTAAAAGAGGTAGAGTTATTTCTATCAAGATATTCTCTAGAGAAAGAGGCGATCAACTAGAATCAGGTGTTATCAAGAAAATAGTTATCGAAGTTGCTCAAGTTAGAAACATATCAGTCGGAGACAAGCTTGCTGGACGACACGGTAACAAGGGAGTTATCTCAACAATACTTCCAGTAGAAGATATGCCATACGATGAAAACGGTGATCCAGTAGATGCAATCCTTACACCACTTGGTATACCTTCTCGTATGAACCTAGGACAGATTCTAGAAATGCACCTTGGTATAGCTGCTGAAACACTCGGCTACCAAGCTATAGTTCCTCCTTTCTGTGGAGCTACAGTAGAAGAAATAAGTGATGAGCTAGAAAAAGCAGGGTTCCCAAGAAGTGGACAGATACCTCTATACGACGGAAAGACAGGAGAAAAATTCGATAAAGATATCGCAGTTGGAATCATGTATATCTTGAAACTTCACCACATGGTAGAAGACAAGATTGCTATGCGTTCTATCGGACCATACTCACTTATCACTCAACAACCACTACAAGGTAAAGCTCAAGGTGGAGGACAAAGATTTGGAGAAATGGAAGTCTGGGCACTAGAAGGTTACGGAGCCTCTTATACACTAAGAGAAATGCTTACATACAAGTCTGATGACATCGTTGGTCGAACTCAGGCTTTTGATTCGATTATCAAAGGTAAAAACATAAGTCAGGTAAACGCACCGGCTTCATTCCAAGTGATGCTCAATTACTTGAGAGGTCTGTCTCTAGATGTTGAACTTCAAAACGAAACATCAAAACCTGTCGAAGAAACCGAGAATTAATCAAACTTAACTAATCAAAAAATATATGAAAACACTAAAACTAAACAATTTTGATTCGATAGGGATAAAGCTGGCTTCTCCGGATGCTATAAGAGATTGGTCTTATGGTGAAGTTACAAAGCCGGAAACTATCAACTACAGAACAGGTAGAAGTGAGAGAAACGGTCTTTTCGACGAAAGAATATTTGGTCCAGAGAAAGACTACGAATGTTATTGTGGTAAATACAAGAGAATAAGATTCCAAGGTGTTGTTTGTGAAAAATGTGGAGTTGAAGTAACAAGAGCTATTGTTAGAAGAGAAAGAATGGGTCACATTGAACTTTCTACACCTGTTGCACACATCTGGTACTTGAAAGCTATTCCTTCAAGAATGTCTACACTTCTTGGTATTGCAGCTGGTGACCTAGAGAAAGTAGTGTACTTTGCAGGTTACATAGTTACAAAAGTTCACGAGGAAGAAAAAGCTAGAGTTCTAAAAGAGATAGATCAAGAATACAAACAAAAAATCAAGTCTATAGAAGATGAGAAAGACAGAGAGAAACTAAAAGAACTATTCCTTTCTGCAAAAAAAGAAATAGCAGAAATACAAATAGGAAAGGTTTGGGGAGAAATAAACTATCACCACTTCTCTATCAAGTACGGTGCATGTTTCGAGGCTTCTATCGGTGCTGAAGCAATATACAACATAATGAAATCTCTAGATCTAGAGAAGGAACTAGAAAGAACTCTACTTGCTATTGAAGATGCAGGTAAAATGGAAAAAGAGAAGTTGAAGAAGAAACTTGCCCTTGTTAGATCTATGATCAAGGCAAACATAAGACCAGAATGGATGTTCCTAACAGTTCTTCCTGTTATTCCTCCAGGACTTAGACCTATGGTTGCTATAGACGGAGGAAAGCACGCAACTTCAGATATAAACGACCTCTACAGAAGAGTTATAAACAGAAATAACAGACTTAAGAAACTAAAAGAGATTCATGCTCCAGACGTGATCTTGAGAAACGAAAAAAGAATCTTACAAGAAGCTGTAGACGCTCTTATAGATAACTCTATGTGTCAGTCTTCAGACTCACAAGCAATGTCCAAGAGTCAAAAGAGAGCACTTAAATCTCTTTCTGATAACTTGAAGAGTAAACAAGGTCTTTTCAGACAAAACCTACTTGGTAAGAGAGTGGACTACTCAGGTAGATCAGTTATTGTGGTTGGTCCACAACTTAGACTCAATCAATGTGGTCTTCCAAAACACATGGCACTAGAGCTATTTAGACCATTTATAATCTCAAAACTAGTTGAGAGAGAATACGCATACAATATAAGAGGTGCAAACAGACTTATAGATGATCAAGTTCCAGAAGTTTGGGCAATACTAGAAGAAGTAATACAAAACAAATTTGTTCTTCTTAACCGTGCTCCAACTCTTCACAGACTTGGTATTCAAGCTTTCAATCCTACACTTATCGAGGGTAATGCTGTACAACTTCACCCGCTAGTTTGTCAGGCTTTCAACGCTGACTTCGACGGAGACACAATGTCAGTTTATGTTCCTCTTTCAAAAGAAGCACAGAAAGAATCAGAAATGTATATCTGTTCTGCAAAGAACCTACTTAAGCCTGCAAACGGAGATCCTATTGCTAACCCTAGAATGGACATGGTTTTGGGATGTTTCTGGATGACAAAATCAGTAGATGGAGAAAAGGGTGAAGGTGCTTACTTCACAAGTCCAAACCACGCAATACTTATGTATGACTTCCGAGAGGTTGGTATACACGCAAAAATATTTGTTATGCCTACTGATAAGGAGAAATACAGTATATTTGGAGGTAAGGTATTTGAAACAACAGTTGGAAGACTACTCTTCAATACTATACTTCCTGAAGACTTCCCGTATGTAAACGAAGAAATTACAGCTGGAAAAGTTTCAAAACTTGTAGATGAATTCATCCTCAAGTATGGAATAGACGAAACACCAAAATTCCTAGACAAGATCAAGGAGTTCGGTTTCAAGTATGCAACAAAGAGTGGTACAACTTGGAGTATTGCAAACGTTCGTGTTCCAGAAGAAAAGAAAGACATAATTGAAGCATCTAGAAAGAAAGAGGCAGAAATCGTATCACAATGGCAAGAAGGTCTTCTTTCTCAAGAAGAAAAGTATAGAAAAGTTATCGAGATATGGGACAAGGCAAAGGGAGACGTTGAGGCTCTCTTGGCTAGAGACTTGGACAAGGGAAGTTCTACATACGACCTTATACATCCGAAAGCTAGAGGTTCTATGTCTAACATTTCTCAGATGGCTGGTATGAAGGGTCTTATCCAAAACACTACAGGTAGAATTATCGATTATCCGATCATTCCATCTTATACAGAGGGTCTTTCTCCTATACAATACTTCATCTCAACTCACGGTTCACGTAAGGGTCTAGCCGACACCGCTCTAAACACAGCGAAGGCGGGATACCTAACAAGAAGACTTGTTGATGTTGCACAAGACGTTGTGATAACAGAAGAAGACTGTAAGACTACAGAAGGAAAAACTCTAACAAAAGAAAATATTTCTGGTATAGAAATATCTCTATCTAAAAATATAAGAGGTAGAGTTCTTG includes these proteins:
- a CDS encoding DNA-directed RNA polymerase subunit beta — translated: MSSKTKTPQKKFSKYREPFVNYPNLLEHQVDSYKWFIKEGIEEILKEFSPITDYSGKKYDLEFSDFTLSEPKTTEEFAKENKLTYEATLKARVKLLNRVIGNTKDQEIFMTDIPLMTPHGTFIVNGVERVIVPQLTRSFGVFFTDHDIKGKKYFGAKVIPSRGVWIEIEQEQDEAIYVRIDKKRKFPIISLLRTMGAESEKDLLALFDKKYHDQIKSMIEKDPSKTAIDACVEIYKKLRDGDLATPENAREYIDSIFSAERYDLAVVGRYQFNKRFKKDISPKTLENRTLTKEDMALVIEHVIELYNTPNAKGDDIDHLAQRRVRFVGELLQQKFRTGMTQIKRNIQDRMSTIDAATALPINIINQKPLQARIKEFFTTNQLSQFMDQENILAELEHSRIISALGPGGLAKERAGLEVRDVHTSHYGRVCPIHTPEGQNIGLVLHLATYARVNQYGIIETPYMKVEKGKVTGEIEYLNALEEEGMIVAHAGTKLDDNGKIVEPIIEARIKTSPGLIEREKVDYIDVATNQPLSIATSMIPFLEHNDANRALMGSNMQKQAVPCIVPEKPVVATGIEEAIARYSGRLVIAGEDGEIVEVDGNKITLKGKEKTTYKLSTFSRTNKFSLFHQRPIVSVGQKVKKGDVLADTSSTVDGQASIGQNVRVAFMSFNGSNYEDAIILSERLVQNAKFTSIYLDELTCVVRDTKLGPEVTTRDIPNVGENKLKDLDEEGVVRIGAEVREGDILVGKITPKGETELTPEERLLRSIFAEKARDVKDSSLRMPNGKRGRVISIKIFSRERGDQLESGVIKKIVIEVAQVRNISVGDKLAGRHGNKGVISTILPVEDMPYDENGDPVDAILTPLGIPSRMNLGQILEMHLGIAAETLGYQAIVPPFCGATVEEISDELEKAGFPRSGQIPLYDGKTGEKFDKDIAVGIMYILKLHHMVEDKIAMRSIGPYSLITQQPLQGKAQGGGQRFGEMEVWALEGYGASYTLREMLTYKSDDIVGRTQAFDSIIKGKNISQVNAPASFQVMLNYLRGLSLDVELQNETSKPVEETEN
- the rpoC gene encoding DNA-directed RNA polymerase subunit beta' yields the protein MKTLKLNNFDSIGIKLASPDAIRDWSYGEVTKPETINYRTGRSERNGLFDERIFGPEKDYECYCGKYKRIRFQGVVCEKCGVEVTRAIVRRERMGHIELSTPVAHIWYLKAIPSRMSTLLGIAAGDLEKVVYFAGYIVTKVHEEEKARVLKEIDQEYKQKIKSIEDEKDREKLKELFLSAKKEIAEIQIGKVWGEINYHHFSIKYGACFEASIGAEAIYNIMKSLDLEKELERTLLAIEDAGKMEKEKLKKKLALVRSMIKANIRPEWMFLTVLPVIPPGLRPMVAIDGGKHATSDINDLYRRVINRNNRLKKLKEIHAPDVILRNEKRILQEAVDALIDNSMCQSSDSQAMSKSQKRALKSLSDNLKSKQGLFRQNLLGKRVDYSGRSVIVVGPQLRLNQCGLPKHMALELFRPFIISKLVEREYAYNIRGANRLIDDQVPEVWAILEEVIQNKFVLLNRAPTLHRLGIQAFNPTLIEGNAVQLHPLVCQAFNADFDGDTMSVYVPLSKEAQKESEMYICSAKNLLKPANGDPIANPRMDMVLGCFWMTKSVDGEKGEGAYFTSPNHAILMYDFREVGIHAKIFVMPTDKEKYSIFGGKVFETTVGRLLFNTILPEDFPYVNEEITAGKVSKLVDEFILKYGIDETPKFLDKIKEFGFKYATKSGTTWSIANVRVPEEKKDIIEASRKKEAEIVSQWQEGLLSQEEKYRKVIEIWDKAKGDVEALLARDLDKGSSTYDLIHPKARGSMSNISQMAGMKGLIQNTTGRIIDYPIIPSYTEGLSPIQYFISTHGSRKGLADTALNTAKAGYLTRRLVDVAQDVVITEEDCKTTEGKTLTKENISGIEISLSKNIRGRVLAEPIKDQKGEVVFKKGHMITKEQADEIEAMGVEEVIVRTPMTCKTKYGVCQKCYGLDLGRNELVKDGEAIGIIAAQAIGEPGTQLTLRTFHAGGVAGSDITQGLPRVEEIFERRAPKNPATISETSGEVIDIVDTPTEKRITVLSDTKRDGKPNEIVYEVNYPRLIAVKKGEIVKKGQLLTDGSADISEILKFGGKEMAEDYIVNEINKVYELQSASISRKHIEIIIRQMFSRKRVKDSGDTTFSPGELVESLELEEENDSVIESGGKPATFENLVLGISEVSLTTKSWLSAASFQNTNKVLINNAMKGGIDRLRGLKENVIIGRLIPAGTGFRGELEGLFVDEDTEEYAD